Proteins from a genomic interval of Ramlibacter algicola:
- a CDS encoding KUP/HAK/KT family potassium transporter, protein MQSSKSPLAALTLGAIGVVYGDIGTSVLYAVKEVFGSGHVPFTTDNVYGILSIFFWTLTVIVSLKYVVLVLRADNNGEGGLIAMLALASQTVKDRPGLRRVLLAVGIFGTSLFYGDGVITPAISVLSAVEGLEVVSPRFTQYVIPLTLLILFVLFFFQKNGTGDVGKFFGPVTLLWFLVLAVLGVSHIARHPEILVALSPHHALGFMWRNPGTTFIILGAVVLCVTGAEALYADLGHFGKKPIRLAWFSVVMPALTLNYFGQGALLLAQPEAVKNPFYLMAPDWALVPLVVLATVATVIASQALITGAFSVTKQAMQLGYLPRLNVEHTSVRETGQIYIPFVNWGLFIAIVLAVVLFRSSSNLAAAYGIAVTLDMLITTTLTFFVIRYGWKYPLWLCVLATGWFFVVDLTFFASNMLKLFHGGWFPLLIGGCVFTLMMTWKQGRAMLNEKLRTDAIDLQSFLESVFVSPPSRVEGTAVFLTAEPGTVPNAMLHNLKHNKVLHEHNLFVTVRSHEVPWIGLGKRLEVESLGHNCWQVVIHYGFKNDFDVPRALEHMRGRGCEITPMTTSYFLSRDVVVPTMGGGMAPWREKLFAQMHHNASAAADFLKLPNNAVVELGSKIEI, encoded by the coding sequence GTGCAAAGCTCGAAATCCCCACTTGCCGCATTGACCCTGGGCGCCATCGGCGTCGTCTACGGGGACATCGGCACCAGCGTCCTGTACGCGGTCAAGGAGGTGTTCGGCTCCGGCCACGTTCCCTTCACGACCGACAACGTCTACGGGATCCTGTCGATCTTCTTCTGGACGCTGACGGTCATCGTCTCGCTCAAGTACGTCGTGCTCGTTCTGCGGGCCGACAACAACGGGGAGGGGGGGCTGATCGCGATGCTGGCGCTGGCCTCGCAGACGGTGAAGGACAGGCCGGGGCTGCGCAGGGTGCTGCTGGCCGTCGGCATCTTCGGCACTTCCCTGTTCTACGGCGACGGCGTCATCACCCCGGCCATCTCCGTGCTGTCGGCGGTCGAGGGCCTGGAGGTCGTGTCTCCGCGGTTCACGCAATACGTCATCCCCCTCACGCTCCTGATCCTGTTCGTCCTGTTCTTTTTCCAGAAGAACGGCACCGGCGACGTCGGCAAGTTCTTCGGGCCGGTGACCCTGCTGTGGTTCCTGGTGCTGGCAGTCCTGGGTGTGTCCCACATCGCGCGCCACCCGGAGATCCTGGTGGCGCTCAGCCCGCACCATGCGCTGGGCTTCATGTGGCGCAACCCCGGCACGACCTTCATCATCCTGGGCGCGGTCGTCCTGTGCGTCACCGGTGCCGAGGCCCTGTATGCCGATCTCGGCCACTTCGGCAAGAAGCCGATCCGGCTGGCCTGGTTCTCGGTGGTGATGCCCGCGCTCACGCTGAACTACTTCGGCCAGGGGGCGCTGCTGCTGGCGCAGCCCGAGGCCGTGAAGAACCCCTTCTACCTGATGGCGCCCGACTGGGCGCTGGTTCCGCTCGTGGTGCTGGCCACCGTCGCGACGGTGATCGCCTCGCAGGCGCTCATCACCGGCGCCTTCAGCGTCACCAAGCAGGCGATGCAACTGGGCTACCTGCCGCGCCTGAACGTCGAGCACACAAGCGTCCGGGAGACCGGGCAGATCTACATCCCGTTCGTGAACTGGGGCCTGTTCATCGCCATCGTGCTGGCGGTGGTTCTGTTCCGCTCTTCCAGCAACCTGGCGGCCGCCTACGGCATCGCGGTGACGCTGGACATGCTGATCACCACGACGCTGACCTTCTTCGTGATCCGCTACGGCTGGAAGTACCCGTTGTGGCTGTGCGTGCTGGCGACCGGCTGGTTCTTCGTCGTCGACCTCACCTTCTTCGCCTCGAACATGCTCAAGCTGTTCCATGGCGGCTGGTTCCCGCTGCTGATCGGCGGCTGCGTGTTCACGCTGATGATGACCTGGAAGCAGGGCCGGGCGATGCTCAACGAGAAGCTGCGCACCGACGCCATCGACCTGCAAAGCTTCCTCGAGTCGGTGTTCGTCAGCCCGCCCTCGCGCGTCGAGGGCACGGCCGTGTTCCTCACGGCCGAACCCGGCACGGTGCCCAACGCGATGCTGCACAACCTGAAGCACAACAAGGTGCTGCACGAGCACAACCTGTTCGTCACGGTGCGCAGCCACGAGGTGCCGTGGATCGGGCTGGGCAAGCGGCTGGAAGTGGAGTCCCTCGGCCACAACTGCTGGCAGGTGGTGATCCACTATGGCTTCAAGAACGACTTCGACGTCCCGCGCGCGCTGGAGCACATGCGCGGACGCGGGTGCGAGATCACGCCGATGACGACCAGCTACTTCCTCTCGCGCGACGTGGTGGTGCCCACCATGGGCGGCGGCATGGCGCCCTGGCGGGAGAAGCTGTTCGCGCAGATGCACCACAACGCGAGCGCGGCGGCGGATTTCCTGAAATTGCCGAACAACGCGGTCGTCGAACTCGGGTCGAAGATCGAAATTTGA
- a CDS encoding Lrp/AsnC family transcriptional regulator — MDLDRADLKLLEMLQRDGRATVQSLSEAIHLSARATLNRVRRLEERGVIEGYRALVRRNALGEHVSVFAEIALKDQRQASVQRFERRMATASEVVACWIVSGRYDYLVRISCPTLDDYHRLINGWLDEAALGIEKIVSNIELQTIKEFTGFTVPRVSVPG, encoded by the coding sequence ATGGACCTGGACCGCGCCGACCTCAAGCTGCTGGAGATGCTGCAGCGCGACGGCCGCGCGACGGTGCAGTCGCTGTCCGAGGCCATCCACCTGTCGGCGCGCGCAACGCTCAATCGCGTTCGTCGTCTTGAGGAACGCGGCGTCATCGAGGGCTACCGCGCGCTGGTCAGGCGCAACGCCCTCGGCGAGCACGTCAGCGTGTTCGCCGAAATCGCGCTGAAGGACCAGCGGCAGGCATCCGTGCAGCGGTTCGAGCGGCGCATGGCGACCGCGAGCGAAGTGGTCGCCTGCTGGATCGTCAGCGGCCGCTACGACTACCTGGTGCGCATCTCCTGCCCCACGCTGGACGACTACCACCGCCTCATCAACGGCTGGCTGGACGAGGCGGCGCTGGGCATCGAGAAGATCGTCAGCAACATCGAGCTGCAGACGATCAAGGAATTCACCGGGTTCACGGTTCCGCGCGTCTCGGTTCCCGGTTGA
- the holA gene encoding DNA polymerase III subunit delta, translating into MQLAAAQLSAHLAKGLRSLYTLHGDEPLLVQEAADAIRAAARTQGYTERTVHTVAGAHFDWSAVLAAGGSLSLFAERQILEVRIPSGKPGKEGSAALQQLAESAQGNDSTLTLVLLPRLDKMTRSGAWFGALETNGLTIQLDPVERNALPQWIAQRMAVNGQRVVAGEEGQRTLQFFADRVEGNLLAAHQEIQKLALLYPAGELSFEQVESAVLNVARYDVFKLSEAVLGGQAARVQRMLDGLQAEGEAEVLVHYTLAEDIRALKRVKDAMGEGRPLPIALREQRVWGLKERLFERVLPRLSATSLANLLHGAHVVDGIVKGLKAPGWPTDGWQALQRLAMQLCQECAAPQAQRNQGGRMAA; encoded by the coding sequence ATGCAGCTTGCCGCCGCCCAGCTGTCCGCCCATCTCGCCAAGGGCCTGCGTTCCCTCTACACCTTGCACGGCGACGAACCGCTGCTGGTGCAGGAGGCCGCCGACGCGATCCGCGCGGCGGCGCGGACGCAGGGGTACACCGAACGCACCGTCCATACCGTCGCCGGTGCGCACTTCGACTGGAGTGCGGTGCTCGCGGCGGGCGGGTCCCTCAGCCTCTTTGCCGAACGCCAGATCCTCGAAGTGCGCATTCCCTCCGGCAAGCCGGGCAAGGAAGGCAGCGCCGCCTTGCAGCAGCTCGCCGAGAGCGCGCAGGGCAACGACTCCACGCTGACCCTCGTGCTGTTGCCGCGGCTGGACAAGATGACGCGCAGCGGCGCCTGGTTCGGCGCGCTGGAAACCAACGGCCTGACCATCCAGCTCGACCCGGTCGAGCGCAACGCGCTGCCGCAGTGGATCGCGCAACGCATGGCCGTGAACGGCCAGCGCGTCGTGGCGGGCGAGGAAGGCCAGCGCACGCTTCAGTTCTTCGCCGACCGCGTCGAAGGCAACCTGCTGGCGGCGCACCAGGAGATCCAGAAGCTCGCGCTGCTGTACCCGGCAGGCGAGCTGTCGTTCGAGCAGGTCGAGAGCGCGGTGCTGAACGTCGCGCGCTACGACGTCTTCAAGCTGTCGGAAGCGGTGCTGGGCGGGCAAGCCGCGCGTGTGCAGCGCATGCTCGACGGCCTGCAGGCCGAAGGCGAGGCCGAGGTGCTGGTGCACTACACGCTGGCCGAGGACATCCGCGCGCTCAAGCGCGTGAAGGATGCGATGGGTGAAGGCCGCCCGCTGCCGATCGCCCTGCGCGAGCAGCGCGTGTGGGGCCTGAAGGAACGCCTGTTCGAACGCGTGCTGCCGCGGCTGTCGGCCACCTCGCTCGCCAACCTGCTGCACGGCGCGCACGTCGTCGACGGCATCGTCAAGGGACTCAAGGCGCCGGGCTGGCCCACCGACGGCTGGCAGGCGCTGCAACGCCTGGCCATGCAGCTGTGCCAGGAATGCGCCGCCCCGCAGGCCCAGCGGAACCAGGGTGGGAGAATGGCCGCGTGA
- a CDS encoding amino acid ABC transporter substrate-binding protein: protein MKMKTLVPLALALAAVGASAQDTLKKVADSGKITLAYRESSVPFSYLAGPGKPVGMMVEISEAIAAEVKKATNKPNIEIAWQAVTSQNRIPLLTNGTIDLECGSTTNNTARGKDVAFAINHFYTGTKLLVKKNSGVKDFADLKGKTVATTAGTTNFQVLRKYNQDKNLDMNIITGKDHDDSKLLVESGRAVAFGMDDILLYGLKANDKNPADWDVVGEALQVEPYACMLRKDDPQFKQLVDRVIGGMMKSGEFEKLYAKWFTSPIPPKNQNLQVPMAPELKKNLTDLSDKPAT, encoded by the coding sequence ATGAAGATGAAAACCCTGGTGCCGCTGGCCCTCGCCCTGGCCGCCGTCGGCGCAAGCGCGCAGGACACCCTGAAGAAGGTCGCGGACAGCGGCAAGATCACGCTGGCCTACCGCGAGTCGTCCGTCCCGTTCAGCTACCTGGCCGGCCCCGGCAAGCCGGTGGGCATGATGGTCGAGATCTCCGAGGCCATCGCCGCCGAGGTCAAGAAGGCCACCAACAAGCCGAACATCGAGATCGCGTGGCAGGCGGTCACGTCGCAGAACCGCATCCCGCTGCTGACCAACGGCACGATCGACCTGGAGTGCGGCTCCACCACCAACAACACCGCGCGCGGCAAGGACGTCGCGTTCGCGATCAACCACTTCTACACCGGCACGAAGCTGCTGGTGAAGAAGAATTCGGGCGTGAAGGACTTCGCCGACCTGAAGGGCAAGACGGTCGCGACCACCGCGGGCACGACCAACTTCCAGGTGCTGCGCAAGTACAACCAGGACAAGAACCTGGACATGAACATCATCACCGGCAAGGACCACGACGACTCCAAGCTGCTGGTCGAGAGCGGCCGCGCCGTCGCCTTCGGCATGGACGACATCCTGCTGTACGGCCTGAAGGCCAACGACAAGAACCCGGCCGACTGGGACGTGGTCGGCGAGGCGCTGCAGGTCGAGCCCTATGCCTGCATGCTGCGCAAGGACGATCCCCAGTTCAAGCAGCTGGTGGACCGCGTGATCGGCGGCATGATGAAGAGCGGCGAGTTCGAGAAGCTCTACGCCAAGTGGTTCACGTCGCCGATCCCGCCCAAGAACCAGAACCTGCAGGTGCCGATGGCTCCGGAACTGAAGAAGAACCTCACCGACCTCAGCGACAAGCCGGCCACCTGA
- a CDS encoding glutamate-5-semialdehyde dehydrogenase, which yields MNALNVAEYMQSLGVQARQASARMSGASAAQKNAVLRAIAARLRSSGAALQAENAKDIERATAAGLAAPMVDRLKLTPKILDTLAEGCEQLAAMPDIVGEISGMTQQPSGIRVGRMRVPLGVFGMIFESRPNVTIEAASLSIKSGNACILRGGSEAIESNKALARLVREALVEGGLPEDAVQLVQTTDREAVGQLITMPQFVDVVIPRGGKGLIERISRDAKVPVIKHLDGNCHVYVDDPCDLDMAVAVTDNAKTQKYSPCNAAEGLLVAEGVAAQFLPRIGAVFAAKGVEMRCDARAKALLATVAGAQVVDATEQDWAEEYLAPVIAIKVVDGLDAAIEHINRYGSHHTDAILTRDHVHAQRFLREVDSASVMVNASTRFADGFEFGLGAEIGISTDKFHARGPVGLEGLTSLKWVVLGQGELRR from the coding sequence GTGAATGCGCTGAACGTCGCCGAGTACATGCAATCGCTGGGGGTGCAAGCCCGCCAGGCGAGCGCGCGCATGTCCGGGGCCAGCGCGGCGCAGAAGAACGCCGTGCTGCGCGCGATCGCGGCCCGGTTGCGCAGCAGCGGCGCGGCCTTGCAGGCCGAGAACGCCAAGGACATCGAGCGCGCCACTGCGGCCGGCCTCGCCGCGCCGATGGTCGATCGCCTGAAGCTCACGCCGAAGATCCTGGACACGCTGGCCGAAGGCTGCGAGCAGCTCGCCGCCATGCCCGATATCGTCGGCGAGATCAGCGGCATGACGCAGCAACCGAGCGGCATCCGCGTCGGCCGCATGCGCGTGCCGCTCGGCGTGTTCGGCATGATCTTCGAGAGCCGCCCGAACGTGACGATCGAGGCCGCGAGCCTGTCGATCAAGAGCGGCAACGCCTGCATCCTGCGCGGCGGCTCGGAAGCGATCGAATCCAACAAGGCACTGGCGCGCCTGGTGCGCGAGGCGTTGGTCGAAGGCGGCCTGCCCGAGGACGCCGTGCAGCTGGTGCAGACCACCGACCGCGAAGCCGTCGGCCAGCTGATCACGATGCCGCAGTTCGTCGACGTGGTGATCCCGCGCGGCGGCAAGGGCCTGATCGAGCGCATCAGCCGCGATGCGAAGGTGCCGGTCATCAAGCACCTGGACGGCAACTGCCATGTGTATGTCGACGATCCGTGCGATCTCGACATGGCCGTTGCCGTCACCGACAACGCGAAGACGCAGAAGTACAGCCCCTGCAACGCGGCCGAGGGCCTGCTGGTGGCCGAAGGCGTCGCCGCGCAATTCCTCCCGCGCATCGGCGCAGTGTTCGCGGCCAAGGGCGTGGAGATGCGCTGCGATGCGCGCGCCAAGGCGCTGCTGGCGACAGTCGCCGGCGCGCAGGTGGTCGACGCGACCGAGCAGGACTGGGCCGAGGAATACCTCGCGCCCGTCATCGCGATCAAGGTGGTCGACGGCCTCGACGCCGCCATCGAGCACATCAACCGCTACGGCAGCCACCACACGGACGCGATCCTCACCCGCGACCACGTGCATGCGCAGCGCTTCCTGCGCGAGGTCGACTCGGCCAGCGTGATGGTCAACGCGAGCACCCGCTTCGCCGACGGCTTCGAATTCGGCCTCGGCGCCGAAATCGGCATCAGCACCGACAAGTTCCACGCCCGCGGCCCGGTGGGTCTCGAAGGCCTGACGTCGCTGAAGTGGGTCGTGCTCGGGCAGGGCGAACTGCGCCGGTGA
- the rocD gene encoding ornithine--oxo-acid transaminase, giving the protein MHIKEGTTQAFIGLEQRYGARNYHPVPVVVDRALDCLVWDVQGREYIDMMGAYSAVSHGHLHPRVVAAATRQLQKVAVTSRAYHSNTLGPFLEKLCSIAGFDRALPMNTGAEAVETAIKLARRWGYRAKGIADGQAEILVARGNFHGRTNTVISFSTEEDYKAGFGPFTPGFHHFDFGSMDSIRAAATANTCAVLVEPIQGEAGVIVPPAGFFRELRDWCTQNKVLLVDDEVQAGLGRTGKWFAFEHEGIRPDALILGKALGGGLLPVSAVLADAPVMDVFTPGSHGSTFGGNALAAAVALEGLRVLEEERLVERAAEIGPYLMERLREVQRQAGPLVRDVRGRGLWIGVDIDPALGSARRIVEKMAERGVLSKETHETVIRFAPPLTITTALIDKAVGIFAEVLAEART; this is encoded by the coding sequence ATGCACATCAAGGAAGGCACCACCCAGGCGTTCATCGGGCTGGAGCAACGCTACGGCGCGCGCAACTACCACCCGGTGCCCGTCGTCGTCGACCGCGCTCTCGACTGCCTCGTGTGGGACGTGCAGGGGCGTGAGTACATCGACATGATGGGCGCGTATTCCGCGGTGAGCCACGGGCACCTGCATCCGCGCGTCGTCGCGGCGGCCACGCGCCAGCTGCAGAAGGTGGCGGTCACCTCGAGGGCGTACCACAGCAACACGCTCGGCCCCTTCCTCGAGAAGCTGTGCTCGATCGCCGGCTTCGACCGCGCGTTGCCGATGAACACCGGCGCCGAAGCGGTCGAGACCGCGATCAAGCTGGCGCGCCGCTGGGGCTACCGCGCCAAGGGCATCGCCGACGGGCAGGCCGAGATCCTGGTCGCGCGCGGCAACTTCCACGGCCGCACCAACACCGTCATCAGCTTCTCGACCGAAGAGGACTACAAGGCCGGCTTCGGCCCGTTCACGCCGGGGTTCCACCATTTCGATTTCGGCAGCATGGACAGCATCCGCGCGGCCGCGACCGCTAACACCTGCGCCGTGCTGGTCGAGCCGATCCAGGGCGAGGCGGGCGTGATCGTGCCGCCCGCGGGATTCTTCCGTGAGCTGCGCGACTGGTGCACGCAGAACAAGGTGCTGCTGGTCGACGATGAAGTGCAAGCCGGCCTGGGCCGCACGGGCAAGTGGTTCGCCTTCGAGCACGAAGGCATCCGCCCCGACGCGCTGATCCTGGGCAAGGCGCTGGGCGGCGGGCTGCTGCCCGTCAGCGCCGTGCTGGCCGACGCGCCGGTGATGGACGTGTTCACGCCTGGCAGCCACGGCTCCACGTTCGGCGGCAACGCGCTGGCGGCGGCGGTGGCGCTGGAAGGCCTGCGCGTGCTGGAAGAGGAACGCCTCGTCGAGCGCGCGGCGGAGATCGGCCCGTACCTGATGGAGCGCCTGCGCGAGGTGCAGCGCCAGGCCGGCCCGCTGGTGCGCGACGTGCGCGGCCGCGGCCTGTGGATCGGCGTCGACATCGACCCGGCGCTGGGCAGCGCCCGCCGCATCGTCGAGAAGATGGCCGAGCGCGGCGTGCTGTCGAAGGAGACGCACGAGACCGTGATCCGCTTCGCGCCGCCGCTGACGATCACGACGGCCCTGATCGACAAGGCCGTGGGGATCTTCGCGGAGGTGCTCGCCGAAGCGCGGACCTGA
- a CDS encoding glutathione S-transferase N-terminal domain-containing protein produces MTSLSDFPITRKWPATHPDRLQLYSLPTPNGVKVSIALEETGVPYEVHRVDFARDEQTSPEFLSLNPNNKIPAIIDPHGPGGRPLALFESGAILVYLANKTGKLLPRDEAARWHTLQWVMFQMGGIGPMFGQVGFFHKFAGKDFEDKRPRDRYVAESKRLLGVLDKQLATNKWIAGDEYTIADIASFPWIRNLAGFYGAGDLVGFDGFRNVRRALDAFLARPAVERGLTIPKAP; encoded by the coding sequence ATGACCTCCCTTTCCGACTTCCCCATCACCCGCAAGTGGCCCGCCACCCACCCCGACCGGCTGCAGCTGTACTCGCTGCCCACGCCCAACGGGGTCAAGGTGTCGATCGCGCTGGAAGAAACCGGCGTGCCCTACGAAGTGCACCGGGTCGACTTCGCCAGGGACGAGCAGACCTCGCCCGAGTTCCTGTCGCTCAATCCGAACAACAAGATCCCGGCCATCATCGACCCGCACGGCCCGGGCGGGCGCCCGCTGGCCCTGTTCGAATCCGGGGCGATCCTGGTCTACCTGGCCAACAAGACCGGGAAGCTGCTGCCCAGGGACGAAGCCGCGCGCTGGCACACGCTGCAGTGGGTGATGTTCCAGATGGGCGGCATCGGCCCGATGTTCGGGCAGGTGGGGTTCTTCCACAAATTCGCCGGCAAGGACTTCGAGGACAAGCGGCCGCGCGACCGCTACGTCGCCGAATCGAAGCGCCTGCTCGGCGTGCTCGACAAGCAGCTGGCGACGAACAAGTGGATCGCCGGCGACGAGTACACGATCGCCGACATCGCCAGCTTCCCGTGGATCCGCAACCTGGCCGGCTTCTACGGCGCCGGCGACTTGGTGGGATTCGACGGCTTCCGGAACGTCCGGCGCGCGCTCGACGCTTTCCTCGCGCGCCCCGCCGTGGAGCGCGGCCTGACCATCCCGAAGGCGCCCTGA
- the gshA gene encoding glutamate--cysteine ligase yields MVPHLVTALSGPINELEQRILESMPAIERWFRLEWMEHTPPFYCSVDVRNAGFKLAPVDTNLFPGGWNNLTPEMLPLAVQAAMAAIEKICPEARNLLVIPENHTRNTFYLANVLQLKRIFHMAGLNVRIGSINSEITEPTTIQLPTGESIVLEPVVRSQYRLGLKDFDPCTILLNNDLSAGPPGILEDLHEQYLLPPLHAGWSVRRKSRHFQSYEEVAKRFGKMLGIDPWLINPMFNKCGEIDFGEGAGMECLTENVDALLSKIRRKYKDYGINEKPFVIVKADNGTYGMGIMTVRDAKDLEQLSRRTRNKMAVVKDGQAVTDVIIQEGVQTYERMHDAVAEPVVYMMDRYVVGGFYRVHPERGIDENLNAPGAGFVPLAFAESTRLPQPGEKPGASAPNRFYMYGVIGRLAMLAASYELEATDPEAETYD; encoded by the coding sequence ATGGTCCCCCACCTCGTCACGGCCCTGAGCGGCCCCATCAACGAACTCGAGCAGCGCATCCTCGAATCGATGCCCGCCATCGAGCGCTGGTTCCGGCTCGAGTGGATGGAGCACACGCCGCCGTTCTACTGCTCGGTGGACGTGCGCAATGCCGGCTTCAAGCTGGCGCCGGTGGACACCAACCTGTTCCCGGGCGGCTGGAACAACCTGACGCCCGAGATGCTGCCGCTGGCGGTGCAGGCGGCGATGGCGGCGATCGAGAAGATCTGCCCGGAAGCGCGCAACCTGCTGGTGATCCCGGAGAACCACACGCGCAACACGTTCTACCTGGCAAACGTGCTGCAGCTCAAGCGCATCTTCCACATGGCCGGCCTGAACGTGCGCATCGGCTCGATCAACTCCGAGATCACCGAGCCGACCACGATCCAGCTGCCCACGGGCGAATCGATCGTGCTGGAGCCGGTGGTGCGCAGCCAGTACCGCCTGGGGCTGAAGGACTTCGACCCCTGCACCATCCTGCTGAACAACGACCTCTCGGCGGGCCCACCGGGCATCCTGGAGGACCTGCACGAGCAGTACCTGCTGCCGCCGTTGCACGCAGGCTGGTCGGTGCGGCGCAAGAGCCGGCACTTCCAGAGCTACGAGGAAGTCGCCAAGCGCTTCGGCAAGATGCTGGGCATCGACCCGTGGCTGATCAACCCGATGTTCAACAAGTGCGGCGAGATCGACTTCGGCGAAGGCGCGGGCATGGAGTGCCTGACCGAGAACGTCGACGCGCTGCTCTCGAAGATCCGCCGCAAGTACAAGGACTACGGCATCAACGAGAAGCCGTTCGTGATCGTGAAGGCGGACAACGGCACCTACGGCATGGGCATCATGACCGTGCGGGACGCCAAGGACCTCGAACAGCTGAGCCGTCGCACCAGGAACAAGATGGCCGTCGTCAAGGACGGCCAGGCGGTCACCGACGTCATCATCCAGGAAGGCGTGCAGACGTACGAGCGCATGCACGATGCCGTGGCCGAACCCGTGGTCTACATGATGGACCGCTACGTGGTCGGCGGCTTCTACCGCGTCCACCCGGAGCGCGGCATCGACGAGAACCTCAACGCGCCCGGCGCGGGCTTCGTGCCACTGGCTTTCGCGGAGAGTACGCGCTTGCCTCAGCCGGGCGAGAAGCCAGGCGCCAGCGCGCCGAACCGGTTCTACATGTACGGCGTCATCGGCCGCCTGGCCATGCTGGCCGCCAGCTACGAGCTGGAAGCCACCGACCCCGAAGCCGAGACCTACGACTGA
- a CDS encoding DUF6352 family protein translates to MPVPDYWPSCGWRTLRAGPDGQLQVTDDFLRHLLLRPELAPVPESCAAERGLHESLLQQPRQAVDAARLLVLADADARANYEVWLRFRDRLLARPTLEGSYVQLFRGDVDVPPVLVHLLTQVLLRHVLAEDATPMQARAAEMLFRTQRIAIQDGQVMAADHETVERRAQADTVDVIALLRQAGASPRTAELDVLGADNADAYWERSEAHDLVVALNHGQPALAALCQVIERWVRHFLGTDVTVRPEGEIDEDQWVWHVGLDAQATAVLNTLYQGGEVDDAQGRRMLCLFRLDFVDPRVVLPQVAGHPVYLAMAMDDNQRLRLKPQNLLLNLPLARHG, encoded by the coding sequence ATGCCCGTGCCGGACTACTGGCCGAGCTGCGGCTGGCGCACGCTGCGGGCCGGCCCCGACGGGCAACTGCAGGTCACGGACGACTTCCTGCGGCACCTGCTGTTGCGGCCCGAGCTCGCGCCGGTGCCCGAGTCCTGCGCCGCCGAACGTGGCCTCCACGAGTCGCTGCTGCAGCAGCCACGGCAGGCCGTGGACGCGGCCAGGCTGCTGGTCCTGGCCGACGCCGATGCGCGCGCCAACTACGAAGTCTGGTTGCGCTTTCGTGATCGGCTGCTCGCGCGGCCCACGCTCGAAGGCAGCTACGTGCAGCTGTTCCGCGGCGACGTCGACGTGCCGCCGGTGCTGGTGCACCTGCTCACCCAGGTGCTGCTGCGGCACGTGCTGGCCGAGGACGCCACGCCGATGCAGGCGCGCGCCGCGGAGATGTTGTTCCGCACGCAGCGCATCGCGATCCAGGACGGCCAGGTGATGGCGGCGGACCATGAAACCGTGGAGCGCCGCGCCCAGGCCGACACGGTGGACGTCATCGCGCTGCTGCGACAGGCCGGCGCCTCGCCCCGCACCGCCGAACTGGACGTGCTGGGCGCGGACAACGCCGACGCGTACTGGGAGCGCAGCGAGGCGCACGACCTGGTCGTCGCGTTGAACCATGGCCAGCCGGCGCTGGCCGCGCTGTGCCAGGTGATCGAGCGCTGGGTGCGCCACTTCCTCGGGACCGATGTGACCGTGCGCCCGGAAGGCGAGATCGACGAGGACCAGTGGGTGTGGCACGTGGGCCTGGACGCGCAGGCCACCGCGGTCCTCAACACCCTGTACCAGGGCGGGGAGGTGGACGACGCGCAGGGACGGCGCATGTTGTGCCTGTTCCGCCTCGATTTCGTCGACCCGCGCGTGGTGCTGCCGCAGGTGGCCGGCCACCCGGTGTACCTGGCCATGGCGATGGACGACAACCAGCGGCTGCGCCTGAAGCCGCAAAACCTCCTGCTGAACCTGCCGCTGGCGCGCCACGGCTGA